Below is a genomic region from Helianthus annuus cultivar XRQ/B chromosome 2, HanXRQr2.0-SUNRISE, whole genome shotgun sequence.
TGAAACCTCATTCagatcaatactcaatatagaagaaacgaggttccgcatctgtggcttttttaactattttttggcgtttttaaggTGAATGATTTATAGGAAATATGGCGTTGTTTTTGGTTTGTGATTagttgattgtgcagagacgtctctcttataggatgtttttagCGCGTaatttaggcgggattttatttataataaatgatattaataaagtagccgtcttttcagttactgtgtattttttactgtttttgttcagctttttatgagtttttagggtcatagactttccatctcccaagtttggcgtttttaatggctttaagtagtttttggcatttttttttcatttttagcttttattaatacttctgcaaactactttcattatagttgggagtttttggcgtttttactgcattatggcgtttcacatgcattatgactgtttggcgttttattaatataatgtatttttttattctaagttgaaaaatacataacaaacaacagaaaaagaaaattaaaaaaataaaaatagaaacaattcatcttccaaatcttcactgtcatcagtctctttcttctttgaatcatgttcactggcggtttggatttgtcatgcttgtgtttttgtggccgtttggaaagacaaaatgacatgagttttttgtttgaatatgtatcttcaaacaactcatcagtgtcattcgtcttttcatgccattataatattcatcaataacaaaacaaaaaaaaatgacataagtctgacaccagcatgattttgtttattatttgtccatctcatgcagcaaaatgttatttgagtcacagcacctcagtgaagaatgcattctccgaaactttggcgtagaacaatatttgaatatacaagaaacgatatttgccatttttggcgttttactgaggaaatagtgtatctgatAGAACCGTCgattttttggaatctttgatgtttgagtgttttggcgttttctaagatgaatggtatatagtacaaaatatggcgttttttgagtaggtgtatttgatgttttggggattttggcatttgtaagatgaatggtatatagtagaaaaaaGGCGTTTCAGGTTCTAGGGGGTGTGTTTTTATGTCTGGGATGtctttgtttatatagggatgtGTTTTGGTCTGTAATGGTGTTTTATTCATTAGTAtggcgttttggtatagaagtgtaaagacctttttacccttaatgaggcgcgtccacgtaataaaattgatgttatttacgaaaacgtcaccgcgcctatctagtccatagattgttttaatcggacgatccataagcgttctcaccgttctcacactttctaccgttttctctaaattcCGACCctatacatataaaatattttaacataAATGATTTAGAAAGgggttttggatgaaaatgacaataaacaaaacatatatttttttgaCGGAGTTAGTGGGTTGGACGATTAAAACGGAAAAAATGGAAACGTCGAGGatccagaggagaaaaaaaactgTTTGGATTAAAGTAGCATTTTGAGAATATTAGAGACTAAATGCAAATTTACTTAACATTTTAATTGCTTGATATGTGTATTTTGTTTAATAAGATATCATGGTGTGGATACATGAGGCATCATTTTATCATAACATTAAGTTCCTACAATTACTTGTAACCATATAACTCCTTGAGGGATCCGGTAGATAGGATTGAATAGTACTATTCCGGTTGACAACCACACTTTTGCCGTTAGACTGCTAGCTAAAGTCAACGAACGTCATGGAACCAACACTTGGGTGTATTATTTCCAATTTAGCAACCATGTTAATGTCCTATGATAGCCGTAAGCTGAGAGCAGCCTTGCATGAACATTTGACCTACATTGGAGACATTATATTTGCTTTCGAGTTGTGTTATGTGAGGTGATGCAATTTGGAATTAGACATGTAGTTGTTTGTTTTACATTTAGACATCGTGTCAAATGTCGTGACAAAATTTTAATAAATGCACTTTAGTATTTCCCTTGTATTAATGTGTTATCATACACGATCATCGCATCCTTGTGTTTCCGCTTTAGCTAGGTGTGACACAATGACAACTATTAAGAGTTGTTTTTATTCAAAGAAGGTCGTAAAGTCAGATCCGTAATGTATGAACAATTGTAACATTATTTTCTAAGAAAAATATTGTTAGACAAGTACCTGTAATAATTCGTTCTTTAAAAAGTCGTAAATTATATAACACAGAGGATCGCAAAACATTGCATTTTTAATTGTGACCAGACTTAAAAGGGGTAAAGCTATTATATAAGGTCTTCTAAATCTAGTAAGTGTACAAAAACACAGTGGatcgcaaaatataacacaaagGATCGCAAAACATAACACGATGCCGAGAAACATAACACAATACCGAGGAAAAAAAAGACAATGACGCAAATAAAAAAGACACATTGCtaaataaaaagacacaatgatctaAACCAAAAATTAGGAAATCTACAAGCTAAAAATCCAAAAGCGAAAACCTAATATCTAAGATCCTAGAGTTCGGCGAAACGGTTCCAATGCCACTAGAATGAGCTTAATCAGAGTCTATTTGATACCCTTCCTATGACTTCCTATTTTCAAGAGACTATGTATTTGAACATTTTCCGACTTGAAAGAAGAGAATAACGCCCGTTTTAGAAAAAGGAAGTAAATTGTTACAATATATAAAAGGGCAATTTCTCTTGTATATATACtttagggtggagggtatggttcaatcactctagggtgtttgagtCGTTCTCTACCAAATAATAGCATACCATGTCAACTCCCCATTCTACTCCACATTTTACACTCAATCACTAGATTTGGTTCAAACACccctcaattaaaaaaaaaaaacttgatttgtTGTATCTCTCctttctcctctctctctctctctctctctcctctcctctcctctctcctctcatCGGTGACTATACACCGAAATCAACCCGCCCCACTCACCGATGGACCCGGTGTGGTTCACCGATCGGTGACCCCCATCCCCGAATGAGTCCCCGCAGCCATACCGCTTACCCTTAGTTTGATGAGGAAACCTGAAATTATACTTAAATGACgaaaaaatgtaatttactctttaatcaATCAACTTAAATTGTCGGACCTCCCAAAAATATGTTAATCATGTTAATAGACGTACCAAAACATGAACAAAGAAGGAAAAAGTTAATGGCTTAGTCACAGAGACAAACACAGATGTAATACAATTATATAATAGAAAAAAATTGGCAAAGCCATTATGTTTTTTAGCTGTAATCTGCGAAAATTTTACAGGAATAATAGATGTAAAACTTAACATTTTGAGATTGTGAAGTTAGAGACTTATGAAGCTTCTAAACAAAGTGTAGGATTACTGAAAATTCCAAAACCCAAACGGATACACCAATAGCATAAAATCAAAGTAGCTAgtataaataaaagaaataaaccaTGAATTTATTCAAATACAAAGTTATGACTTGCATACTGTCTATCTGACTGTGCCTAAAATGCAATGTCGAAACATAAAGAATAGAAATTTTAGGTCATTGAAAATCCTTGGAAGTCGACTCGCCTCCTCCATTCTTCCACATGTAATTACATGATGATCCCGATAACAGGAAAGACATACTGTCGGACTCTTCAAACAGATTTCTAGGGAAGTCTTGAAAGGGCGAAAAACAAGCACTAGGCTCACCACCACTAGAGCCATTTGAATTGAAACTGAAATCAAACAAGCCGACGACTTCTTTAGACCCTTCCCCTTGATCATGCAGTTTGGGTTCATCCAAGGGAATTGCAGGTGTGTGTCCTTGAAAAAGAGAAATGTGTCCAAAAAGCTTATCTTTTCTTGAAAAAGTGGTACCGCAAGAACAAAGCCATCTGTCTCTTCCACAGTGCTTCTCGTGCGTTTTAAGATCTGCAATCACGGAGAATTTCTTTGTGTTGCAGCGGCTACATGTGTAGCTTTTATCGCAGTGACTTCTCTTATAATGATTCTTGACACACAAGATTGTCTTGAGAGGCTGGAACTTGTTATGATCTTTATTCCTCTTACAACCAAGATAGGGGCATGAGTATCTCTTAATAAGCTTGGCCTCTGAGGCTGCTGTTTCCTTATGGGGTTTTGCTAATGCTGCTGGCGTTTTATATTCGTCTCCATGACCCCTCATATGCATTCGGAGATTGGCGTCACGTTTGAACCCCTTTCCACATATGACGCAAAAATGAGTGTGGGGGGCCAGAATCTCTTCTTTTTCGAGCTGCAAGATTTCATATGAACCAGGGGGGAGGTTCTCCCCTTCGTCAACATCGTCGTCGTGGTCTTCATGAATAGTATCCATATGATCGACTTCGGTTGAATGGTCTTCAACCTTGCTTACCATATTCCTAATTAGAGTGTTGTTGGTTTCATTATCAGAAACATGGGCTCCTGCTGCTGCGttgacacaaggaagaagactacCTGCAGTTGATATGAGCTGAATAATAATGGAAGTGAGATCTGCAGTAACaagttgctgctgctgctgaatCAGAAATTGATTTGTGGGATCCTTGGCTACAATCAACTGCACCAATTCCTGAAGCTGGTGAATCTTTTCTTCCATGATGGAGAGATTGCTTAGCATAGTTTTAGGATCCCACAACCTTTGATCATCTTGGGGGATTTCTTTTCTCATCATTGCATCATAATCTATTTGCTGCGAAGTTGACTTTGACCAAggcttattattattatttctaccaTCCATTTCTTAGATCTGCTACatacacaaattcatcatcacaaaagtagtagtagtagtagtaaccTTCCTTCCTTGGTCAACTACAAGCAAAGCGACAAAAGCAAAATGAATGAAATCGAAGGAGAAATTACCTGATTGAAGATTTGCATCAATTGAATTGAAGGTGTGAATGAAATGAAATCAAAGGGGGAAATAGCCTAGGGAAGAAGAAAGAAGGAATCTGAGTTTTCGGAGGATGGATGCCTTTTGTCAACAagcaattattattattattattatatgacTATTATTATTGGTGAATAAGCAGCAAGCGGTTCAACCTCATCTCGGCTACCTAATAAACAAACCATCTCCCCCACATGGTCAATCTCGGAATTCTCTAAacataataataatttaataattaactTTAACGAATATTCAACTCTCATTCTTTTTTAAAAGAATTCTTCAAAATAATTACCCACAACACAAAAATTTTGAATCATACTTCATCTCCTAATTATTTCCAGCCTTTTTAGCTGGATTGTTAACAGGTCCAAGCACTCTATGTCACCTTGGGAGTTATGGGTCAAAAATCCACCTTATTACTTTAGTTGTATCGTGTAAGACCGCGGGGTTGGGTTTGgatttgggtttgggtttggggtGATAACCAAACCAACGCCACTTTAGCCATACCGGGCCAGTTTGGGCAACGGCGTTGCCCCTCTGGCGTGGCTATGAAGACTGGCATATGACGGATTGGCTAGATGATGTGGATGGCTGGGATTGGCTAGCAATATATGACCGTTTGGGGTAGCCTTTGGGTAACAGCTagttttaagaaaatatatatatttctttttcaaacttataaatactcacctattttttaaaacttttacGACTTCTCTACTTTTCACCTTCTTCAAtctctatatttttttataaattcaaccCATAATTCTCTACAATGCATCCATTTCACCGAAACCTTGACCCGAACAACCCCTTCGCTTTCCAAGAGAACCTGAACCCTAGCCCGCCACAAAACCGCCAACCACCAAACCCGACCTAAATACCCCACGGCCAACCACAAGGTTTTGTATACTCACCTTGTCCCGAGCTAGCCGGAATGGCGTCGTATATAGGGGGCGTATTTTCACGAACTTTCCATACAACGATACGTCTATTCCAATTAACATATCCCAACCTGATACCCAACTTGATTCCATACCCGAAACACAACCGCAaggttttattaatttttttttataacgactaaatttttttttggaataGGGAATGCACGACACCGCACAGATTTTTGGGATGCCGTAAAAAATTCCACATACAAATGCAACGCAAGGAGGTGTATCGTGAAAATGATAGCCTCTCGTCCAAGTGGAGTGAAATAAATAACCAGGTCACCTTCTTCAATGGTTGTTTAAATAAAGCGAAGAACTCGCCAAGGAGCGATGAAACCGAAGCCGACTTTATCCAAAATGCCATGGTCTCGTATAGAGATAACAAGTGGGCCGAGTACAAGTACATGCATTGTTGGAATATATGTAGGTATGCTTCTAAATGGGTGACAGTCCCTACTGGTAGCGAATCAACCTCATCCAAAAGGGCAAGAACACCCTCGTCCCAAGCTCAATCTGATGCTCGTGATCAAGAGCTTGATATAAGTTTGGATTATTTTGAGGATTCTCTTTCCCGCCCACCCAGTAGAGACACTTCAAAAAAGCGAGTTCAAAGAGGTAGATCGGGCTCGGCATCGGGTTCGGCCTCGGGTTCGGCTTCGGGTAAAGGTTTGTACTCCAACCAGTTGGATGAAATTGGTATAAAAATTGACACGTTCAATTTCATCCAATACAAAGGGTCGAGGTGAAGAAAAGTATCCAAGCGGCTTGCGAAAAAAAAGGCATATCACAAAGAAATACTTGCGGATATGAAGTTTCTCGCCATGAACGTCGATCACCTTAGCTGAGTAGAATTGGAAACGACGTTGGAGATGAAAAAAGAGATCTTACAAAAATATAACATCGATAAATGAtgaagtttttattattttttttaatgtacttgttttttttttaattttatgtagttttttagttagtttgttaatttaattaaatgaaattttaatttatttaaaaaaatagcaGTGACATGTCAACCCAAGCCCCCAACCCACGCCGCTACCACACCCTACTTTTTTTTGAGGTGGCCTGATGGAGCTCATCTCTGTCACATATCAACCCAAGCCCCACACCCAACGGTCTAACTGCGGTTCTTTTTTCTGATAAATCCACTTTATTGCTTTAGTTGTATCAATTTAACTGTGCGCACAAATTTTATTTAACACTAGTAAATCGAAAACCTAAAACAACTTGGGCCATGAAATCAAGAAACAAACTGAATGATAaatccagaagaattaccttattacATGACTAAGAAAATGAAAGGGTTGAGGAGAGTACAAACAAAGGATGCCGTAAAATGCTTCTCTTCCCTTTTGCCACCAAGCATCATTGGTCAATTCACTTGCTCAACTCCAATAAACAATTACGAGTAAAGTGCAATTCgtatccctgaggtttggtccagATTGCGTCTGACTCCCTGACGTTGGTATTTCATTGCCAAATGCCCTCAAACATTAGTCAACAGTTAAGTTGACCATTAAAAATCGTTGAATTTACTTATATACCTTCAGCTACTTTATTAAGTATCCCCCTCTCTTCTTCATCGTTTTTTTACCAACCCTAATTTGATTCCATGTCTACAAATCGCAAGCCAGCTCCAAAC
It encodes:
- the LOC110918810 gene encoding protein SENSITIVE TO PROTON RHIZOTOXICITY 1; the encoded protein is MDGRNNNNKPWSKSTSQQIDYDAMMRKEIPQDDQRLWDPKTMLSNLSIMEEKIHQLQELVQLIVAKDPTNQFLIQQQQQLVTADLTSIIIQLISTAGSLLPCVNAAAGAHVSDNETNNTLIRNMVSKVEDHSTEVDHMDTIHEDHDDDVDEGENLPPGSYEILQLEKEEILAPHTHFCVICGKGFKRDANLRMHMRGHGDEYKTPAALAKPHKETAASEAKLIKRYSCPYLGCKRNKDHNKFQPLKTILCVKNHYKRSHCDKSYTCSRCNTKKFSVIADLKTHEKHCGRDRWLCSCGTTFSRKDKLFGHISLFQGHTPAIPLDEPKLHDQGEGSKEVVGLFDFSFNSNGSSGGEPSACFSPFQDFPRNLFEESDSMSFLLSGSSCNYMWKNGGGESTSKDFQ
- the LOC110893521 gene encoding glutathione S-transferase T2-like is translated as MQRKEVYRENDSLSSKWSEINNQVTFFNGCLNKAKNSPRSDETEADFIQNAMVSYRDNKWAEYKYMHCWNICRYASKWVTVPTGSESTSSKRARTPSSQAQSDARDQELDISLDYFEDSLSRPPSRDTSKKRVQRGRSGSASGSASGSASGKGLYSNQLDEIGIKIDTFNFIQYKGSR